A stretch of DNA from Schizosaccharomyces osmophilus chromosome 2, complete sequence:
TTTCtattattgaaaaatgaTAAACTTGCTGGAAAACGATTGGAAATGCCTCAAACCATAGATAAAGAATGGCATAAATCAAGCcaatataaatatttaacGAGAAAACAATTGGTTCAGCGATACTGAGCTGGATAGGACGCCAAAGTGTTTCAAGAGCCAAACGGGAAAATTTTGTTTCGCGATTCGCTACTTCAGCTTCGGTGGTATATCTTGGATCATCCTCCACTTCTCTCAACCTTTTTGCGCGTCTGTAGAGCAAATAGGATTCCGAAGTCTCTGGcatcaaaaagaatagaaaaagaaaactgaaAGCACAAAGCATCATCAAGAACCAAAATTGCCATCTCCAATCTTTTGCTACAACCATTGTGGCGCCGAGCAATGGACCTAAGACAGGACCAGCGACAGCTCCTACTGACCACAAGCAAATAAAGTAGGGAAGAAGCCATGGCTGCCAAATGTCAGCCAAAGTGGCACCTCCGGTAGCTAAAGCAGGTGACCCAAAGAAGCCAGCCAAGAATCGCATAGGTAGCAATACGCCTAGACTGTTTCCCAAAGCGGTAGGAATTTGAAGacaaatgaaaaccaaGAGTGTTGCCAAATAAATCCTCAATCGACCTATCTTTGGCAATTCTGAAAGaggagaaaaaagcaatggCCCTACGGCATAACCGATAACAAACATTGTTAAGCCTAAAGTGATGGGGACCTCGCCGACGTGCATCACACCCATCATCTCAATTTCGCCAGGCGTATAGATTGCTGAGCCAACATACACGGAAAATGTAAGAAAGCAGGTTTGAAGCGTAATTAACCCCTTTACTGCTCTCGGCCAATTCTTTGGGTTCTCTCGATCGTGTTCTCCATCCCACGTAACAATTATATCCTTTTGACCTGTATCATCCTCTTTAGACTTTCTTGTTATATATGTTTGAGATTCAACCTTTGTTAACTCGTCTACATctttatttcctttccttctaGCGTTCAAAGAACAAATGATTTCTCCATAAAGTGTGTATTGAATAAAGCTCATCTCTTTTTATCTGGaatattttattgatttGTATGAATAAGTTTTCACTTCAATTAAACTCTGCTTACGGCTGACCGGTCTATCTACTTTTTAACTActgattcttcaaatttataACACATTCAATCATGCCGATGTCATTCATTGAGTAAATCGCTTACTAATAATCGCAAAGCAAACAAACTATCTTAGTCATACAAATTTAATCACTTACATTCACTTATGAATCGGTTGAACGCAacgtttatttttttctctcgGAAATACTGACAACTGCTACACCGAATAGCAAGTTTACCTACAAGCTCAGTTTTGGCCTGCCGTGCTTCTATATGATGGAGAGAATCAGAAGAACTTGGAgatgaaaaatttaaaagGCAATACTTTGGACAGAAAGATGCTGAATTTTCAGCTTTCGGAGGGCTTGGTTTGTTAATTAAACGCGAAAAGATATTTACAAACAACAGACATACGTCATAACCAAGAACCAAATTACTTCACGAAAAAATTTTCTACCAATGTAATATCGTTTTGTTCACTCTCGAATATTAAACGAAGACGTACTTTTAGCTCCCATGGAAAAGGCATGCTTGGCGAAAGCGAAAGGACACACCCGCCATTCAATTTTCTATGTTCTTTAAATTGAGGAAATTAAGTATGTATCGTTGATTTTCTGAAACCTAAAGCTTACAGATATTGATGGAAATATGTTGAcatttttggaaagtttTCAGTGAGGATTCTTGGGATACCTACAGAACTGTGTCCATTGTTTACCTACTTGTGATAAGCTTAATGCAGCTTTTAGTTTAAATTTTGGGATAGGCGAATTATTTACGCTTGTGTCTTTTAATGACACGTTTCAGGGGTGACTGATCCAGTTACATAGCACCTACTTGGAATGGTAATGGGCTTCCCTCGGTGGATGGTACATCCAACGTTAGCCCGCTAAGGCTCATcttggaagaaagaaaaacaaacaaaagtcGTTCATTCATTGGCTTTTTTGCGCCACGAGGACAGAATTGAATAtatatttgtttgtaaacaaacaaatatgTCGGTCAAAAGAGTGGGGCTTGCCAAGCTTTCCTTTCAATTCATAggctctttttctattttagtttttgtttacaccCCCTTAGGACATAAAACGTGGAGATGCCATACCGCTGGGCGAATCAGCTGCTTTGTTTTGGTAAAAGGCTTACATCATTACCCTACTAAACGAAGCCTAAACAccaagtaaacaaacaaacagtGGGATGTTTTGGTAAATTTCGATTGCAAAACAATGACTCACTTCCTGTTTTGACAAGCATAAATACCAGCTGATTTCCCTCCTTTTTTCCATCTTCAAGCAGTTGATCttatcttttgtttaccaagcttccttcttttattgtGCAACTCACTCacttttcaattctctTTACTCTTGTGTACttacatttttatttttttatattactAAAACACAAACTCTacgatttttttatttgctcGTCAGTTACTTTAACCACTTTTGTCAATTTTCGATTCTCTTTTCAGGTGCTATCATAATCATCAACACCGAAATCaacgttctttttttaatttgctttttttttcaacatgCAACAATCTTCTCGCCCAGTTTCTCTTCCCATGAACATTCGGGTTAAACATCCCATCGATGGACCCATCTTTTCTCCCATGACTTATTCCAATCCCTACATGCCTCCTGTTCCTACAAGCATTCCCATGGGGATTATGCAGTCGCACATGAAACCAATGAgtgtaaatttttttcaattgccTTTCCCGATACCATTTACTGTTCTCGCCCAAAGTGGTTCAAATGAACAAGCTAATATACTAGCCAATTTTCGCATGGATACGTCTCAACGACCCCCTCATCCTCAACCTACCTCTGATACTGATGAGAATAGAGTCGACGAACTAGCCAATTTCCAGGTTCTCCCACATGGTTACTGGGACTATCGTGCTATCCTGATTCATAACATGCCCTCTTTCTACAATGTTTCTGAATTTCTACACCTTGGCCGTTTTGGAACCCTAGAACGTGTTGTCCCCATGTATGATAGAAACCAACTTTTTCTTGCATTTCTTTCTGCCGCTGATGCTCTTGACTTTTATAACACTGTCCGCTATACTGATTTTACTTTCAAGAAACAACGTCTTATTGTCACGACCATCGATCCTATGCCTTTGGATCCACGTATAATTGACGCCTGCAATCGTGGTTTTGTTAGTAGAAACGTTCAAATTTCTGGACTTCCTTCTGACTTTAATGAAGCTACTTTAATTCAGTATGTATGCTCTCTCGGTAAAACTGAGCTTATTTCAGTTTGTACCGAAACCCGCTCTATTTACATCCACTATTTGAGCATCGAAGACGCTCTGCATTGTATCGATTCTGTTCTGTCGAACCCTTATTATAATTATTTAAGCTGCTTCTGTTTCTATGAACGATGTGATCGTTACTATGCCACTGATTACCAAGTCGAAAAAGTAGAACCGGGAATAACTTTTTCGAAACCCAAAGCCGAAGTTAACGCTCTCAAGTCTAATGAAGCTGTTactcaaaagaaagaaattaaaaagaagcctTCCGCCGAAAAGCTTGATATCAAGTCAGAGCCAAAGCCATTCTCAACGAAATGTAACTCTCAATGTTCTTTTGAGGgtataacaaaaaaagaagagtcCAACAACCTTGCAactgttgaagaaaagaatctAAAGCCAGCAGAAATTACAAGAACAAAGGCTGTTCGTATATCGGATCCTGAAGTGATTCCTTTTGAGAAACCTTTTGAGAAACAGAAGCATTCAAGTCCCAAAAAGTCTTGTGCCGAACCCTTGTCTATATCTGAAAATGCAACCCAAAACAACTCTACTACTTCTCCTTCCTCGAAAACCAACGTTTCTAGTTCCGTTCTTGAATGCCATTCCAAGATTGCTGCCTTACAAAACGTTACCAATACCTCCTCCGTTTCTTCTCCAACAAATTCAGTCTCAAATCAATCCTCCAAAATGCATGCTTCGTCAGTGATTCCTCCAGTTGTTAACAAAGACGTATCTTCTACCCCTCAGCTACCTTCCAAAAGTGAATACCCACAAGATCAACCTACCATTTCCCCGAAATTAAATGAATCCAATGTTTTAAGAACCAATACTAAAAGCCAATGGTGTGATGACTTGTCTTCTGATTCAAAACCAGATGCCACCTTTGATGATGTTGAAGACATCAATATTATGAATAAAGGCGAAAGCTTACAAGAACACTTGAATGATATGTCAAATTCCCTATATCCGTCCAATTGGAATGACGAGTTGAAGCATGA
This window harbors:
- the mfs1 gene encoding plasma membrane xenobiotic transmembrane transporter Mfs1, whose product is MSFIQYTLYGEIICSLNARRKGNKDVDELTKVESQTYITRKSKEDDTGQKDIIVTWDGEHDRENPKNWPRAVKGLITLQTCFLTFSVYVGSAIYTPGEIEMMGVMHVGEVPITLGLTMFVIGYAVGPLLFSPLSELPKIGRLRIYLATLLVFICLQIPTALGNSLGVLLPMRFLAGFFGSPALATGGATLADIWQPWLLPYFICLWSVGAVAGPVLGPLLGATMVVAKDWRWQFWFLMMLCAFSFLFLFFLMPETSESYLLYRRAKRLREVEDDPRYTTEAEVANRETKFSRLALETLWRPIQLSIAEPIVFSLNIYIGLIYAILYLWFEAFPIVFQQVYHFSIIESGLTYMGFMVGVAIALVYYYIALYKVAMPKFKATNGKIPPEEILKFDFPATFCFPICLFWFGWSSRASVHWMAPIASTVFYSMGAFVMFQSTFQYLAACYPKYVASIFAGNDLFRSGMAAAFPLFARAMFNNTGPSYAPVAWGCTILGVISCIMIPIPFVLYKIGTKLRSRSKFATSE
- a CDS encoding RNA binding, producing MQQSSRPVSLPMNIRVKHPIDGPIFSPMTYSNPYMPPVPTSIPMGIMQSHMKPMSVNFFQLPFPIPFTVLAQSGSNEQANILANFRMDTSQRPPHPQPTSDTDENRVDELANFQVLPHGYWDYRAILIHNMPSFYNVSEFLHLGRFGTLERVVPMYDRNQLFLAFLSAADALDFYNTVRYTDFTFKKQRLIVTTIDPMPLDPRIIDACNRGFVSRNVQISGLPSDFNEATLIQYVCSLGKTELISVCTETRSIYIHYLSIEDALHCIDSVLSNPYYNYLSCFCFYERCDRYYATDYQVEKVEPGITFSKPKAEVNALKSNEAVTQKKEIKKKPSAEKLDIKSEPKPFSTKCNSQCSFEGITKKEESNNLATVEEKNLKPAEITRTKAVRISDPEVIPFEKPFEKQKHSSPKKSCAEPLSISENATQNNSTTSPSSKTNVSSSVLECHSKIAALQNVTNTSSVSSPTNSVSNQSSKMHASSVIPPVVNKDVSSTPQLPSKSEYPQDQPTISPKLNESNVLRTNTKSQWCDDLSSDSKPDATFDDVEDINIMNKGESLQEHLNDMSNSLYPSNWNDELKHEPSPATMETLRSDLSPSTDIGTQKNTSLNTILEEQEPDRFESLLDSNSLASLPKEYTGDNPVNDLTSLAKLSTESYSSRSSSALTSPTLVDSPLEAPAKTFTDLSELFEMDIISKLSNNSRLIPDLEPCSKNRTLFLSSFHRATKQFEIANLFKKFPLEEIHYLSKKKICFVTFLESYDAKLFLNAHKKESPYLHGRPLKMEWAKFNNPFTDELLNAVANGASRSISFEKIHPNITRGDLSSVFKIYGPIESFHFSKHKNAGTITYNSIYSAIKAMKHLQSHPTFEQTVLNYYFDDHHSQKIMPYKKQPYYLEETKGKVFSRETLSQGPPKYSSCFDTLGSYSPSHSKSTNLRRPKRATISSEA